A region of Pempheris klunzingeri isolate RE-2024b chromosome 15, fPemKlu1.hap1, whole genome shotgun sequence DNA encodes the following proteins:
- the LOC139214356 gene encoding UDP-glucuronosyltransferase 1A1-like: protein MWKAAVFVFLLVNTDLQVDGTVDKTGASAVENSKPGKEVKTNATAAGDPASAGFMGNLLVVPMDGSHWVGMKALAQELGRRGHRVTVVIPEVNIRLGPGKHYHTVTYPVPYDKAYIDSVMSSHKDIMQKSSESFTEKIKTQFSQIQKITGLIHSTAESLLFNDSLISHLAQQGFDAVLTDPMVPTGSLIARKLGVPTVNLLRAIPCSLDMRAAGCPGPPSYVPRMFTGYKDKMCFKERAINTLVALLEPFLCRLLYWHFDNMAYEFLGEQVDVAEVLSDSAIWLMRFDFTLELPRPLMPNVILVGGINCNLRNPLPEDLNSWVSGEHGFIVFTLGTVVSDMPETITSAFLEAFRQIPQKVIWRYTGQVRESIPDNVKMMKWVPQNDLLAHPGARAFITHAGSHGLFEGLCHAVPMVMVPISGDQPDNAQKFESRGLGVVLDIFSITTESVLQGLNEVINDTRYKDNIQKRSALHKDRPIDPLDLSVYWTEFVMRHKGAKHLKSAVHGLNWIQYFCLDVIALLVTVVLLFVILTVKCLKLCLWKLGRKRKQD, encoded by the exons ATGTGGaaagcagcagtgtttgtgttcctGCTGGTTAACACTGACTTGCAGGTGGACGGTACTGTGGATAAGACTGGGGCGTCTGCGGTGGAAAACTCTAAACCAGGAAAGGAGGTGAAAACCAACGCCACCGCTGCAGGTGATCCTGCATCTGCAGGTTTCATGGGaaacctgctggtggtgccCATGGATGGGAGTCACTGGGTGGGCATGAAGGCCCTCGCCCAGGAATTGGGTCGGCGTGGACACCGGGTCACCGTGGTGATACCAGAGGTCAACATACGGTTGGGTCCAGGAAAACACTACCACACCGTGACCTATCCCGTTCCTTATGACAAGGCTTATATTGATTCTGTCATGTCATCCCACAAAGACATCATGCAAAAGTCCTCGGAGTCTTTCACCGAGAAGATAAAGACGCAATTCTCACAAATCCAGAAAATTACAGGCTTAATCCACAGCACTGCAGAGAGCCTACTGTTCAATGACAGTCTCATCTCACATCTGGCGCAGCAG GGCTTTGATGCTGTCCTAACAGACCCCATGGTGCCCACAGGCTCCTTAATAGCTCGCAAATTAG GTGTCCCCACTGTTAACTTACTGAGGGCGATTCCATGTTCCTTGGATATGAGGGCTGCAGGCTGCCCCGGCCCGCCCTCGTATGTGCCTCGCATGTTCACTGGATACAAAGATAAAATGTGCTTCAAGGAGAGAGCTATCAACACTTTG GTGGCTTTGCTGGAGCCGTTCTTATGCCGACTGCTGTACTGGCACTTTGACAACATGGCCTATGAGTTCCTGGGAGAGCAGGTGGACGTAGCTGAAGTGTTGTCAGACTCTGCTATCTGGCTGATGAG GTTTGACTTCACACTGGAGCTGCCTCGCCCTCTCATGCCTAATGTCATTCTAGTTGGCGGAATAAACTGCAACTTGAGAAATCCTCTGCCTGAA gatTTGAATTCCTGGGTGTCAGGAGAGCATGGCTTTATAGTGTTCACTCTGGGTACCGTGGTGTCAGATATGCCAGAAACAATAACATCTGCCTTCCTGGAAGCGTTCAGACAGATTCCACAGAAG GTAATATGGAGGTACACTGGGCAGGTTCGCGAAAGCATCCCAGATAATGTGAAGATGATGAAATGGGTGCCTCAGAATGACCTGCTAG CGCATCCTGGAGCTCGGGCTTTCATCACTCACGCAGGCTCACATGGTCTCTTTGAGGGACTGTGTCACGCTGTGCCCATGGTGATGGTGCCAATTTCGGGGGATCAGCCTGACAACGCCCAGAAGTTTGAGAGCAGAGGGCTGGGAGTGGTGTTGGATATCTTTTCCATCACTACAGAAAGTGTTCTCCAGGGGCTGAACGAGGTCATCAATGACACCAG GTATAAGGACAATATTCAGAAGCGGTCTGCTCTCCACAAAGACCGGCCAATTGATCCGCTTGACCTCTCAGTGTACTGGACCGAATTTGTGATGCGGCACAAAGGGGCAAAACATCTCAAATCTGCCGTTCATGGTCTCAACTGGATCCAGTACTTCTGCCTGGATGTCATAGCACTACTGGTTACTGTAGTGCTGCTTTTTGTAATACTGACGGTAAAATGCTTGAAACTATGCCTCTGGAAACTaggcaggaagaggaaacaggaCTAA
- the LOC139214705 gene encoding uncharacterized protein → MYRRRSPRLPNASEKSPQRSPSPDEEVIQRRLKGKRQRMGLRRKARDGVVNTRKGRSRDIIDIINCTHGAERAAAEGEGTFVEVADEGVDGSDEDCCSVSSSIASGPSILCNATPRKARPSQSLCSDCRKLCQKVKRMKAPASKLSDNDPKSLTCDQWVLIKSWRPRRLSDARGKLLTHIQLVKKGLARRAEQYMREGASSSSSSACSRPHAFLQRNLRQCIRVPVKKERKKSRRKRRREDSQGPRAAKQQRLHGNNRRHRISVSRDDNDGPHPSSSHSGSLSFDDSADTQLSVESIPSSVTVETSQPREGPPKQKAPKRTGGFRDLLAQLRGNCSMIVSEKR, encoded by the exons ATGTATCGCCGACGCTCGCCCAGACTCCCAAACGCCTCGGAGAAGAGCCCCCAGAGAAGTCCCAGCCCAGATGAGGAAGTCATCCAGCGCAGATTGAAGGGCAAGAGGCAGAGGATGGGGCTGAGGAGGAAAGCCAGGGACGGCGTCGTAAATACTCGCAAAGGCAGGAGCCGTGACATCATCGACATCATCAACTGCACGCACGGTGCCGAACGTGCCGCCGCTGAAGGTGAGGGGACGTTTGTAGAGGTAGCCGATGAAGGAGTGGACGGGTCGGATGAGGACTGTTGCTCCGTTAGCAGCAGCATAGCCTCTGGCCCCTCCATCCTCTGTAACGCCACCCCGAGGAAAGCAAGGCCCTCGCAGAGCTTGTGCTCAGACTGTCGGAAGCTCTGCCAGAAGGTGAAGAGGATGAAGGCGCCAGCAAGCAAGCTCTCAGACAACG ATCCCAAGTCCCTGACCTGTGACCAGTGGGTCCTGATCAAGAGCTGGAGACCGAGGAGGCTGTCTGATGCAAGAGG gAAGCTTTTGACCCACATACAGCTGGTTAAGAAAGGACTTGCAAGGCGAGCTGAGCAATATATGCGGGAgggagcatcatcatcatcatcatcagcctgcTCGAGGCCGCACGCGTTCCTTCAGAG GAACCTTCGACAGTGCATCAGAGTGCCagtgaaaaaggagaggaagaagagcaggaggaagaggagaagagaggattCTCAGGGCCCTCGTGCTGCTAAGCAGCAGCGTCTCCACGGCAACAATCGCCGGCATCGCATCAGTGTTAGCCGTGACGATAACGACGGTCCTCACCCCTCCAGCAGCCACAGTGGCAGTCTGAGTTTCGACGACTCAGCAGACACGCAGCTAAGTGTTGAGTCGATTCCCTCTTCGGTCACCGTGGAAACCAGCCAGCCAAGAGAGGGGCCACCAAAGCAGAAAGCACCAAAGAGGACGGGTGGTTTCAGAGACTTGCTCGCCCAGTTGCGCGGCAACTGCAGCATGATCGTTAGTGAGAAACGTTAG